The following nucleotide sequence is from Podospora bellae-mahoneyi strain CBS 112042 chromosome 1 map unlocalized CBS112042p_1, whole genome shotgun sequence.
AATCGTCTTAAAATGGCTAGTGACTCAGTATAAATATGAGATCTCTCTACGGGTTGGCAATGATATCAAAAACACGAAGTAGATCCAATGCCACTTCAGATCAATCCAAAGTTCGCTAGTCATTTTATAGAAATTGCCTAGGTAAACATTTAAGTCTCCGCCGTCGTAATTCTCGTAGAAACAGGTGCATTATCTATCAATTCTCatctttataataatcgCCATGGCACTCTCGGGACTGTCCAAGAACTGCACTGAATTTATTTCGCAAATTAATTTCCATGTGACTCAAACCTGTTGAATCTCTCAATCTAGAAAGTGGATGCAAAAGCAAAGTACCAAGATTAAATTTGACCCTTGGCTCTGACAGCAGTGGAACTTAGCATATTGTTTTCTCAATCCAAAAACTAACTACTTGTTCATGCTTGCTTATTGGATTTAATATTACTACAACTTGAGTTTACCGCGAGGTACCTAGTAAGCAACAGACAAGGGTAACCAAGAGTCTTCAGAATAAGACAGCATAATAATAAACGGTGAGGAAAATAAGAAGAGAGACATAGATATTTAACTATTCTTCCTCTTAGTCAAACATCGTTGTCAATATTCAGAGACTGAGCATTAATCTTGATACATTCAGCCACTGCATAATTTATTATCCATGATAGAGATGCTCAAGACTACGGACGAAGATGCGTTGACTTCAAGACAAGATGTACTACTCAAAGCATTTGTTGATTTGATGAAGACTCTCAAGGATTGTTGATCTAAGAGAGATCGTATGCGCCAAGATTCTCCTCTTAAACCGAAATTACCTGTAGCCGCTGAAAGATAAAGAGAGGGAGGCGCGGTCGATGCAAACACTGCATGAAACAATTTGTTCTACCGACGCCCGTTATTCGTGACTTTCAGTTACCCGATCTGGGGAGTGCCAGATCTCCCGTGGGCGTAGATCTGGACCGAGGCCGGGATATTAGCAACAAAGAACACTACGATAGAGACACAGGAACACGGGATAGCTGTggacaaggaaaaggggagacttatggttttttttgtttcatTGACGAATGAAATCGTCGAATTAGTATTTGAATTTGCTTTTGATTTCTTTCACATAAAGCTGCGAGCAGAGAGGGTCATCTACATCATCTTCCGGGGCTGCCGAGCATCATTACGGCAACGAGTGTTTGttctcgacaacctcaatcTCATGTACACTAATTAGtgtctccttctcccttcctcccctagATAAACCCATCAAACTTTGGCTccgaccaaaaccaaaaaaaaaaaaaaccctaTTTCTCGCATAACCGTTGCCAAGTGTGACATGTCGTCGATTTAAGGCTCAATGATCTGCCGCTAATGCAGGTAACCATCGGCCAAGCCCTTCAgccgcaaaaaaaaaagcccaggGTGTGGCCCCCTGGATAAAGCCATATTTTTGGTGTAACGGTTGGTACGTGCGCACCGAACTGTTCTTGGGGTTTgaggatttgggggggggacCCTCGAAATCAAATGTCACAAGGCAGATAGATGACTAGGAAGGGCGGGCATGGCATAAGTGAATCCGacggcaaaaaaaaaaaaaaaatggtGTGGGAGAGATGTTCCCAATTGCAGGTGGCAAGACATGCCAGCTCCAGCGTTTTGCTTTCAATCCCTCGCTGCATTCCTTCAACATGGGAACCAACCAACTTGAGCTGGCTGCACCAAAGGGAAAGGTGAGGGTCTAGGTGGGTTCTGTTTGTTCACGCTGTGATGGGTGGGGGCTACTTTTCCCATCAATATTTTTTGGCATTTGTGCTCCGGGGAAGAAACCAGAGGGTTctggctggtgatgatggggggagcGACGAGCGCGCGGACCCTCACTGGCTAGGAAAatgtggggaggttgggggggccAACCGGTGATGAGGTCAAAAAGCAGGTGGCTGGGGAGAGTATTCACCTGGCTTCCATCGCAAGAGCAAAAGTGAGGAAGGAACGAAATAGGCAGATGGGAATGACCTCAGCTTGCCCAATGtgggccatcaaggttcGCAGGTGGCGAACCAGACGCGACGGCGTCAAGCAGCGACCTCACCTGCTCACGGTGGGTCATCAGCAACTTTTGCTCTGGTCGACCGGGTCTCTGAGCCCCCAGATGAATGGCGAGGTCCTGACGCTCGAGTCCAAAGAACAAGCGAGTCCTGACCCTCCAGTGACGAGCCCGAAGCCACCATATCCAGTTCCTTCGAGCAACCCTCACCGCTTTTTGGGCCATCGCAAGTAAGGGCGTCAGACAGCCTGCTCCAAACCTcgatcatcacctccccttcaaccccaaaACATGACCACTCACAAACAGAAACCGAACATCCCATGTGGCAGACCATCTTCAGCCCAGGTCACAAAGAAACATCCAATCTCACATGTCTCACTGCAGACGCCCACGTTCATCCAACAAGACATCCGACCAGTCAAGTCATGAAGAAGCAAAAATAACAGTCTCTTACAATTTGTCTTTCTCCCCaaatacatacatacatccGAAGGCAAGTTTCCCCGAgaaaaccaccacctacccacccacccaacagacagcagcatcatACAACCAAACAATTACCAAACAACTACcacagaaaaaaagaaaagaaaaaaaaataaataaaaaaaataaaaaataaaaaactagTTTTCATTCTTTTACCCCTCCCTACCCTGATCTGCCTGCTGACAAAGAGGGaaagtgtgtgtgtgcttcGAAACAGAAAGAATACAAAAATGTGACAGCCACCTCCGCTCAAAAACTCTCGGCCCCTTCTTTCTTCATCTCAATCCTCCTGATACGAAATCTTCCTCATCTCACCCAACCTCTGCCTGGCCGCAGACAGCGCATTCTCCAGCTGAAGAATCTCGACCTATACAATTCATCACGTTAGCCAcccgcctcaccaccatgccccctccccccccccccgcgcGCGCCTTTAAAGGGAGGAAAAAACATACCTGCTGCTCCATCTCCCGAACCTTAAACTCATGGCTCCCCAGCTTGCTATAATCAATCTGCTCATTCTCCATCCCATTCCtctccttgatgatggcctGCACCTGCCTCACCAACGCTCTGCAGGCCGCACCGACAGCCTTGCTCGCCTGCTCGAGGCTCTCCTGGCTCTTGCTCATGAAGCCGGCCTTGACTCTGCTGGCCGCCACTAGCTGCGCCGTCGAGGCGGCCACGTCATTGGAGGCAACAATCAGCTGCTCGGGGGTGTTCCTGTTGGAAATGACACCATCGGCCGTCTCAATGAGGGTGTTGGTCGAGGTGGCCACCGCCTTGGCAGCAGAGATCAAACCCTCGGTCCAGCGGTTGTTCTTCTTGTAGAAGGccgtcttggaggaggagccccTGCCGGCTTGGACGATTTCCTGCtgggtggcggtggcagccttgatgagctgggcgatggcggtggtgatggccatGGCGGCGTCGAGAATAGAGTCGTGGACGCTGAGCTCGTAGGTGGAATACCCGTCGCGAGGCTTGTTCCTGAGCTTCTGGAGGCgagccacagcagcagcaatggcgTCAGCCGCACGGTTGAGTTCCTGGTCGACAATCTCGCCGAGGTCTCCCTTGTTGGCAAGCTTGCCGAAGCCGGGAGCGAAGCCCTCGACGGACTTGTTGAGCCTCTGCAGGTTCATCTGGACttcgttgttgctgttgatgacgACGTCTGTCTTCTGAAGGGGGTCCATTCCCTCCAGACGGAAGCTCAACAGGCTGCGGAAGAACTTGACCGTGGAGTGAGCCGACTGCCGGGCACCGTTGGCAAGGGcatcggccttcttctcatcggTGGCCAGACGCATGAGACCCTTGGAGTTGCTGCAGACATCGGCAACGGCACCCGAGAAGACGCTGATgttcttgatcagctcgGCGTGAGTGCTGTTGGGACCGTCGGCGATGAAGTTGTTGAAAGAGGTGGCGAACTCGGTGGCGCTGGCGGAAGCCTTCTCGATCTGTGACAAGACGTATGACGGCGAGGCATTCTGGTTACCGGCCTGCATGGTCGAGTCGAGCTCGTAAATGGCATCATCCACACGCTGGACGCCGGCCTGAAGAACCGAGTCGATAATCTCGTTGATCTTGTCAAGCTGGGCCAGGATGATGGCGTCGAGCTGGCCGTCAAGAGCCTGGTCCGACACACCCTGGTTGTTCTTCAGCTCGTTGAGCTCGATCAGCGTCTGATCCATGCCGGCCTTATacacctccagctcctcctccttctcgcgGAGGAGCATCTCCAAGTCGGAACTCCCCTCCCTAAGCTTGGCCTGAGCATCCTCAAGAGCCCGCGTCTTGTTGCGCAGGGCCTCCTCGAGATCGGCCATCTCGCGGTTGTACTTGGAGAGCATGGTGGAGAGCTCATTGCCCTTGCTGCGCTCCAGATTGTCCGCACGGTCGAGAGCCATGCGCAGCTCAcgcttgagcttctcgacctCGTCCTTGTTGGAACCCGTCAGCCTGTCCTTCTCGTGAAGAGCTCTGTCACGCTCGCGAATCATGTCCGCGAGCTCGAGGTTCTTCGTCTTGATCTCGcgctccagcttctcgcGCCTGTCGATCGCCTCCTGGGCCGAGGCGGCCTTGAGCTGAACAGCCTTGAATTTCTGAAGAAGATCGAGGTGTTCGTGACGAAGCTGAGAGTAGAGCTTGGCGAGAGCCTCGTACTTTGACCTCCAAGTGTTGACCTGCTCCTGCAACGACCTGATCTGGTCGTCTCTGCTGGCGAGCTGCTGCCCAAAGTTGCCCTGGATTGTGGCCAGCTCGCCCTCGAGGGCCTTGACCCGCTGATCGTACTGCTGAAGCATGAGCTGATCACGCTCGTACTGGGCACGGGCGTTCAGGTTCTCTTGTTCCAGTTCCGCCAGCCGGCCCTGCGTCTGCCACTGCGCCTGCTGATTTCTCAGAGCCTCCTGttcccgctgctgctgttccatcagccgccgctgctgctcctcaaaGTCCCGTTGCGCCTGTAGCTGAGCCTGCTGTTGGGCACGAAgggcctgctgctgctgggcctCCAACAcgcgctgctgctcctcgtACTCGCGGTTCTGGCGATCAATCTCGCTCTTCCAGAACTCGTTCATCTGATCGGGCTCTTCGGACTTGGGTAccggtggcggaggagtcGGCTGCTTCTCGATTTCTTGCTTGGGGCGGGCCGGCAACGCTGGCGCCGACTCATCCTCGGCGAGGAGGTTCGGTGGGTCTTGCGGAAGCTTCGGAATGGTGATGAGACTGGTGAGGTAGCGAATATTGGAGCACTCGTAGTAGTACTTGACAAGGCGGTAGTGCTGAGCATTGTACCTCTCCCGAAGCGGCTCCAGGGCATCGTTGTCACCAGTGGCCGAGTGCATGGCCCGGAGCATGCTCGTGATGAACTTGTAGATACCATAACTCTCCGTGACGAGAGGCACAAGGGCCGAAATCCGGCATTCGTTCTGGCCAGTGGTTCGAAAGTGGGAGAAGATGAGCTTCTGGAACTGATCAATCTTGTCTTGCAGCGTCATGAGGTCGGTGATCGTCTCGTATCCCTCGTTCGGGTCGTTGATAGCCTTGAGACTGATGTACTCCTCGTACTCGAACGTGCCGTTGAACTctgggtgttgctggtggaaCGAAAGCTTCGCGAGCAAGTAGTAGACATATTCCTTGATCAGTGGGCCGTATCCGCGCATGCCCTCGCCCGACATGCCGCGGTTCAAGCTATCGATCCACGACCTGTTGTTCAGCGCCTCCCTGAGGGTGCTGGGGTGGCCTTCTTGGAGAACCTTGTGGACTGTGATGAGAGCCTTGAAGGTCTGGACCTCGTCGGCGAGGATGGGCTGGACCTTCAGACCAGCCCAGAAGGATTGGGAGGACTTGTGGTCCCAGGTGTAGACAATACAACTTCTAACATGCTTGCGCTTCGGTGCCGTCTCGTCGGGGCTCGTAGCtttcttgatgttgatggcgaGCTCGGCTTCGGACCTGGATGACATGATGGGTCAGTATGGGGGGGGGTGCTATGTTTTCATGTCCACATGTTGCAACAGTCAAACGGCGGGCAATGGGCGCGGCAGACTGCATGCGTGCGTctttgggtgggtgggaaaaggaaacACACTTTGTGTGATCAAGGCTGCGTATCGTGGCCATGCTGGGCAGCTATGGACAGGAGCGAGATAAACGAGACAAGCGAGAGAAGCGAGAACGCGCTCACTCTGAATACTTGCTTGCGCTTGCTTCAATGATATAACACGCCGGCACACGGATTGGTTTTCCAGGGAGAGCAAGCACACTCGGTTCAACATGCGACAGAGCCAGGCGCAACTTCAGCGATGGCCAGCCCGGGTTCAGGAGGGCTCAGGGCCAAAACAAACTGGGGGATACGGAAATTGGAGGTGATTCCAGGGGAAAAGAGAGTTATTAGGTCGTGGAGCCCAGAGCTTGCCTCTcccgtcgtcgtcagccTTCTTGGAAGTTGCATCTCTGCTTGCCTTGCGCCCCAAACCGCTCCCCAACAGCTGCAGCCAATGATGGATGCCGTCTGGGGGGTCGGACCCAAGGACGGACCGGCGTGCGGGGCAGCAAGCAATCATGTGTCAGCTGGCGCGAAATGAATCAGAGTGGGGACGAAGCTTCGAACCCCACCAGACAAGTGACGCCTGCCAGCTGATCCGACATGGGTTCCAGGCAGAGAACAGGAGGCTGCCTTCTGGTTGCCGCGCACGCTGAAGCTCGTGCGGCTCGTCATCATCTTTGCCGGCCGTCACGAGGATAGGATACAGTTGGTCATAAGCTCATAAGCATTCAGACCTTAGTTCATCCAAACTTCCTTTATGCCTCTTGACATTTTGCATTTCCCCTCCTAAATACCCAGACCAGACTTTCTCCGTTTTTTTGTGAACCTGCGAACAAACAACTGCCTTTGCCTTGCCGGTAACCAGTAACCCCTTATCACCGACAACAGCGTGCTTGATAAACTACTCCACCCCCGCCTTGAGACCTTCATACACCCCCGCCGGCCAAATCCGTCGACTGAAGCAAACCGAGAATCGCAACGATGAACATCCTCTACTCGACCGTAAACAGCCTGCGGGACAGGTACACCCCCGCGAGCCACACGTCGACATTCCGCAAGACGGGCGAGATCACCCCTGAGGAGTTCATTGCAGCCGGCGACTATCTGGTGTACAAATTCCCGACCTGGTCGTGGTCGGATGCCGAAACCCCAGCCCAGCGCGTCAGCCAGCTGCCAGCAGGAAAGCAGTACTTGGTGACTCGTCATGTCCCGTGCAACCGCCGACTCGACTCGGACTTTGCGGGCGATGCTGGCCATGAGGAGGCCGTAGTGGAGGGCGGCAAGAGCAGTGATGACGACGGCTGGCTCCGGACCGGCGGGTTGACCAGCTCGCAGCCGCTCAAGGTCAAAGAAGTGCGAACGGTGGACGATGCTGGGAatgttggagagagagaagtgatcgaggacgacgatgatattccggatatggaagatgatgaggacgatgaggcCATCATCCGTGATGCTTCGGCTGGCGGGCAGAACAGGTATGATGGGATACGGTCACGGGACTGCTACCAGATGATGCTCTCTCAATACCTTTTTGTGGCTAACCTTTGATTCGTTCCTTATAGTGGAAGACGCACATACTCGCTCTACATTGTCTACTCTCCATATTACCGGACGCCCCGCATGTATCTCTCGGGCTATCTTCCCAACGGCcagcccctcccaccccatctcATGATGGAGGATATCGTTGGAGACTACAAGGACAAAACCGTCACGCTCGAGaacttccccttcttcgccCATCAAGTCAAGATGGCCAGCGTTCACCCGTGCAAGCACGCGCCCGTCATGAAGACACTTCTCGACAGAGCCGACGCGGCTCTCAAGCTGCGCAGAGAAAAGCAAAAGGCGGCAACCGCCAAGGCAGGCAGCAGCGGTGGCGTTGGGTCTCTTGCTTCTCAGGTTAAggacctcaacctcggctcGGGGGCTGAGAATGACGAGTGGG
It contains:
- the SLA2 gene encoding Synthetically Lethal with ABP1 protein 2 (EggNog:ENOG503Q3C0; COG:Z; BUSCO:EOG09261A3K), which codes for MATIRSLDHTKSEAELAINIKKATSPDETAPKRKHVRSCIVYTWDHKSSQSFWAGLKVQPILADEVQTFKALITVHKVLQEGHPSTLREALNNRSWIDSLNRGMSGEGMRGYGPLIKEYVYYLLAKLSFHQQHPEFNGTFEYEEYISLKAINDPNEGYETITDLMTLQDKIDQFQKLIFSHFRTTGQNECRISALVPLVTESYGIYKFITSMLRAMHSATGDNDALEPLRERYNAQHYRLVKYYYECSNIRYLTSLITIPKLPQDPPNLLAEDESAPALPARPKQEIEKQPTPPPPVPKSEEPDQMNEFWKSEIDRQNREYEEQQRVLEAQQQQALRAQQQAQLQAQRDFEEQQRRLMEQQQREQEALRNQQAQWQTQGRLAELEQENLNARAQYERDQLMLQQYDQRVKALEGELATIQGNFGQQLASRDDQIRSLQEQVNTWRSKYEALAKLYSQLRHEHLDLLQKFKAVQLKAASAQEAIDRREKLEREIKTKNLELADMIRERDRALHEKDRLTGSNKDEVEKLKRELRMALDRADNLERSKGNELSTMLSKYNREMADLEEALRNKTRALEDAQAKLREGSSDLEMLLREKEEELEVYKAGMDQTLIELNELKNNQGVSDQALDGQLDAIILAQLDKINEIIDSVLQAGVQRVDDAIYELDSTMQAGNQNASPSYVLSQIEKASASATEFATSFNNFIADGPNSTHAELIKNISVFSGAVADVCSNSKGLMRLATDEKKADALANGARQSAHSTVKFFRSLLSFRLEGMDPLQKTDVVINSNNEVQMNLQRLNKSVEGFAPGFGKLANKGDLGEIVDQELNRAADAIAAAVARLQKLRNKPRDGYSTYELSVHDSILDAAMAITTAIAQLIKAATATQQEIVQAGRGSSSKTAFYKKNNRWTEGLISAAKAVATSTNTLIETADGVISNRNTPEQLIVASNDVAASTAQLVAASRVKAGFMSKSQESLEQASKAVGAACRALVRQVQAIIKERNGMENEQIDYSKLGSHEFKVREMEQQVEILQLENALSAARQRLGEMRKISYQED
- the ATG3 gene encoding E2-like enzyme (COG:U; EggNog:ENOG503NXTG; BUSCO:EOG09263WZ2), giving the protein MNILYSTVNSLRDRYTPASHTSTFRKTGEITPEEFIAAGDYLVYKFPTWSWSDAETPAQRVSQLPAGKQYLVTRHVPCNRRLDSDFAGDAGHEEAVVEGGKSSDDDGWLRTGGLTSSQPLKVKEVRTVDDAGNVGEREVIEDDDDIPDMEDDEDDEAIIRDASAGGQNSGRRTYSLYIVYSPYYRTPRMYLSGYLPNGQPLPPHLMMEDIVGDYKDKTVTLENFPFFAHQVKMASVHPCKHAPVMKTLLDRADAALKLRREKQKAATAKAGSSGGVGSLASQVKDLNLGSGAENDEWEEIDAADQEVAIRVDQYLVVFLKFIASVTPGIEHDNTMGI